A window from Prionailurus viverrinus isolate Anna unplaced genomic scaffold, UM_Priviv_1.0 scaffold_42, whole genome shotgun sequence encodes these proteins:
- the TFF3 gene encoding trefoil factor 3, translating to MEARVLWLLALVLALGSSSLADEYVGLSENLCAVPAKNRVDCGYPEISPEQCVNRGCCFDSSIPEVPWCFKPLQDTECTF from the exons ATGGAGGCCAGAGTGCTCTGGCTGCTGGCATTGGTCCTGGCCTTGGGGTCCTCCAGCTTGGCTGACGAGTATGTGGGCCTGT CGGAGAACCTGTGTGCTGTGCCGGCCAAGAACAGGGTGGACTGTGGCTACCCCGAGATCAGCCCCGAGCAGTGTGTCAACAGGGGCTGCTGCTTTGACTCCAGCATCCCCGAGGTGCCTTGGTGCTTCAAGCCTCTGCAGGACACAG AATGCACATTTTGA